A single Thiohalobacter thiocyanaticus DNA region contains:
- a CDS encoding DUF2058 domain-containing protein — protein sequence MGNSFGDQLLKAGLVDKSRLEKANKSKRKQQKLKQKQKVEVVDEAAVAAGAARKAAAEAAERDRELNRQRKAAAERRAIQAQVRQLVDQNRLADAEGEVAYNFQDGTLIKTLHVTETVRDRLARGQLVIVRFDAGYALVSAGVAEKIGQRDAACIVSRAGDRPQEDADDPYAEYQVPDDLMW from the coding sequence ATGGGCAATTCATTCGGCGATCAGTTGCTCAAGGCCGGGCTGGTGGACAAGTCCCGGCTGGAAAAGGCGAACAAGTCCAAACGCAAGCAGCAGAAGCTGAAACAGAAGCAGAAGGTCGAGGTGGTCGACGAGGCCGCCGTGGCCGCCGGGGCGGCGCGCAAGGCCGCGGCGGAGGCGGCGGAACGCGATCGTGAGCTCAATCGCCAGCGCAAGGCGGCCGCCGAGCGCCGGGCGATCCAGGCCCAGGTCCGCCAACTGGTGGATCAGAACCGGCTGGCGGATGCCGAGGGGGAGGTTGCCTACAACTTCCAGGACGGTACCCTGATCAAGACCCTGCATGTCACCGAGACCGTCCGCGACCGGCTGGCGCGCGGCCAGCTGGTCATCGTCCGCTTCGACGCGGGCTACGCGCTGGTCTCCGCGGGGGTGGCGGAGAAGATCGGGCAGCGCGATGCCGCCTGCATCGTCAGCCGGGCCGGGGACCGGCCGCAGGAGGACGCCGACGACCCCTATGCGGAGTACCAGGTGCCCGATGACCTGATGTGGTAG
- a CDS encoding DEAD/DEAH box helicase, with the protein MSFETLGLMAELLRAIDSQGYTTPTPIQRQAVPVILEGRDVLAGAQTGTGKTAAFTLPMLQLLSQRPRKGRAPRALVLTPTRELAAQVGESVETYGAHLKLRSAIIFGGVGINPQIEALKRGVDILVATPGRLLDHAGQGTVDLSAIEILVLDEADRMLDMGFIHDIRRVMKLLPNKRQNLLFSATYSNEIKRLADGLLHRPALIEVARRNTAAETVTQHVYRVDKDAKRDLLIHLIDAGQWSQVLVFTRTKHGANRLAEQLNRADIEAAAIHGNKSQSARTRALAGFKDGSVRVLVATDIAARGLDIDRLPHVVNYELPNVPEDYVHRIGRTGRAGEEGAAISLVGADEAKLLKDIERVLNKTIPVLPMPTFEPKVLKAAPRPEQRSRATPGNKSKVKKKPAISRNAGSRAGDKPADGQRKRRRRNRPSQSPGAAR; encoded by the coding sequence ATGTCATTTGAGACCCTCGGCCTCATGGCCGAACTCCTGCGTGCCATCGATTCGCAGGGCTATACCACCCCGACCCCCATCCAGCGCCAGGCGGTGCCGGTGATATTGGAAGGCCGCGATGTGCTGGCCGGCGCCCAGACCGGCACCGGCAAGACCGCTGCCTTCACGCTGCCCATGCTGCAGCTGCTCAGCCAGCGGCCGCGCAAGGGCAGGGCGCCGCGCGCCCTGGTGCTCACTCCCACCCGGGAGCTGGCGGCGCAGGTCGGTGAGAGCGTGGAAACCTACGGTGCACACCTGAAGCTGCGCTCCGCCATCATCTTCGGCGGGGTGGGGATCAATCCGCAGATCGAGGCCCTGAAGCGCGGCGTCGACATCCTGGTCGCCACGCCGGGCCGGTTGCTGGATCATGCCGGCCAGGGCACGGTGGATCTGTCCGCGATTGAGATCCTGGTGCTGGACGAGGCCGACCGCATGCTGGACATGGGCTTCATCCACGACATCCGCCGGGTGATGAAGCTGCTGCCGAACAAGCGTCAGAACCTGCTGTTCTCTGCCACCTACTCCAACGAGATCAAGCGTCTGGCCGACGGCCTGCTGCACCGGCCGGCCCTGATCGAGGTGGCGCGGCGCAATACGGCCGCCGAGACCGTCACCCAGCATGTGTATCGGGTCGACAAGGACGCCAAGCGCGATCTGCTGATCCACCTCATCGATGCCGGGCAGTGGTCCCAGGTGCTGGTGTTCACCCGTACCAAGCACGGCGCCAACCGTCTGGCCGAGCAACTCAATCGGGCCGACATCGAAGCGGCCGCCATCCATGGCAACAAGAGCCAGAGTGCCCGCACCCGGGCCCTGGCCGGGTTCAAGGACGGCAGCGTGCGGGTGCTGGTGGCGACCGACATCGCCGCCCGCGGCCTGGACATCGACCGCCTGCCGCATGTGGTGAATTACGAACTGCCCAATGTGCCGGAAGACTATGTGCACCGTATCGGCCGTACCGGTCGGGCCGGTGAGGAGGGCGCGGCGATTTCACTGGTCGGCGCCGATGAAGCCAAGCTGCTCAAGGATATCGAGCGGGTTCTGAACAAGACCATCCCGGTGCTGCCCATGCCGACGTTCGAGCCGAAGGTGCTGAAAGCGGCCCCCCGACCGGAGCAGAGGTCCAGGGCCACTCCCGGCAATAAGTCGAAGGTGAAGAAGAAGCCGGCCATCAGCCGTAACGCCGGGTCCCGTGCCGGTGACAAGCCGGCGGACGGCCAGCGCAAGCGGCGCCGGCGCAATCGCCCGTCCCAGTCCCCCGGCGCTGCCCGGTAA
- a CDS encoding spermidine synthase: MRPWTLLDTAQIPGNGGELQLYQRGDEFSIKLVGRGELMSSRVHGSEEALAAQTCARLADSQRAQVLIGGLGMGFTLAAALQALGAQSRVVVAELVPAVVAWNRGPLAHLAGHPLDDARVRVQEGDIARLLQAGPRAWDAILLDVDNGPEGLTRRENDWLYDTEGLTAACAALRPGGVLAVWSAGQAPEFLPRLRKVGFEAEEVRVRAHGAKGARHVLWFGRRVD, translated from the coding sequence GTGCGCCCCTGGACCCTGCTCGACACTGCGCAAATCCCCGGCAACGGCGGCGAGTTGCAGCTGTATCAGCGCGGCGATGAATTCTCCATCAAGCTGGTGGGGCGGGGCGAGTTGATGAGCAGCCGCGTCCATGGCTCGGAGGAGGCGCTGGCGGCGCAGACCTGCGCACGACTGGCGGACAGCCAGCGGGCACAGGTGCTGATCGGCGGGCTGGGTATGGGGTTTACCCTGGCCGCGGCGCTGCAGGCGTTGGGCGCGCAGTCACGGGTCGTGGTCGCGGAACTCGTCCCGGCGGTGGTGGCCTGGAACCGCGGCCCGCTGGCGCATCTGGCCGGGCATCCACTGGACGATGCGCGGGTGCGTGTGCAGGAGGGCGATATCGCCCGGCTGCTGCAGGCCGGGCCCCGGGCCTGGGATGCCATCCTGCTGGATGTGGACAATGGCCCCGAGGGCCTGACCCGTCGGGAGAACGACTGGCTCTACGACACGGAGGGGCTGACGGCGGCCTGTGCTGCATTGCGCCCCGGCGGTGTGCTGGCCGTGTGGTCGGCCGGCCAGGCGCCGGAGTTTCTGCCGCGGCTGCGCAAGGTGGGCTTCGAGGCGGAGGAGGTACGGGTGCGCGCCCATGGCGCGAAGGGGGCACGCCACGTCCTCTGGTTCGGCCGGCGGGTGGATTGA